One genomic region from Prochlorococcus marinus str. SB encodes:
- the gyrA gene encoding DNA gyrase subunit A: MSDILDSNNSGLSENNDRIIQTDLRNEMSRSYLEYAMSVIVGRALPDARDGLKPVHRRILYAMYELGLTSSRPYRKCARVVGEVLGKYHPHGDTAVYDALVRMAQDFSMRMPLIDGHGNFGSVDNDPPAAMRYTESRLQSLTDESLLEDIESETVDFADNFDGSQQEPTVLPARIPQLLLNGSSGIAVGMATNIPPHNLGELINGLKSIIKNPSIEDRELFEIIKGPDFPTGGQILGREGIRETFKTGRGSITMRGVANIEQIKSIGRAEKDAVIITELPFQTNKAALIERIADLVNEKKLEGISDIRDESDRDGMRVVIELKRDAYPQVVLNNLFKLTPLQNNFSANILALVKGEPTTLSLRKMLDVFLDFRVETIRRRTAFLLKKAEERDHIVKGLLLALDAMDEIINLIRSAKDSISAREKLQNDHKLSAIQADAILQMQLRRLTALEADKIKGEHNELTRKINLYQQILNSKERIFEIILEEINKIDERFSSPRKTEILDLGGGLDDIDLIANDRSVVLLTEAGYLKRMPINDFESTSRGSRGKAGTKTKEDDDVKLFISCNDHDTLLLFSDRGVAYALPAYRVPMSSRTAKGTPSVQLLPIPREEKITSLVAVDSFVDDHYLLMLTKAGFIKRTALSAFSKIRSNGLIAINLEDGDALTWVRLSKEGDSVLIGSKTGMAIHFRLDINELRPLGRTARGVKSMNLREGDNLVSMDVLTSNLVDQLAKIDDLTEDLDDDVEENSSDGPWVLIASAFGLGKRVPVAQFRLQKRAGMGLRAIKFRIKDDQLVCLKVLGEGEELLLVTEKGVIVRTNADKISQQSRAATGVKLQRLDDGDHLSEVVLVPREQIEEKDQPSSIEQN; the protein is encoded by the coding sequence ATGTCTGATATTTTAGATTCCAATAACTCAGGATTAAGCGAAAATAACGACCGAATTATTCAGACTGACCTAAGAAATGAGATGTCTCGTTCATACCTTGAGTATGCAATGAGCGTTATAGTTGGACGTGCTCTTCCAGATGCAAGAGATGGATTAAAACCAGTTCACAGAAGAATTCTTTATGCAATGTATGAACTTGGTTTAACTAGCAGCAGACCATACAGAAAATGTGCAAGAGTTGTAGGAGAAGTACTTGGTAAATACCACCCTCATGGCGATACTGCTGTTTATGATGCTTTGGTTAGGATGGCCCAGGATTTCTCTATGAGGATGCCACTTATAGATGGTCATGGAAACTTTGGTTCTGTTGATAACGACCCTCCAGCAGCAATGAGGTATACAGAATCTCGTTTACAGTCCCTTACGGATGAAAGTTTATTAGAGGATATTGAATCTGAAACAGTAGATTTCGCGGATAATTTTGACGGTTCCCAGCAAGAGCCTACAGTTTTACCTGCTAGGATCCCTCAACTACTTCTAAATGGTTCATCTGGAATAGCAGTAGGAATGGCAACCAATATTCCACCTCATAACTTGGGGGAATTAATTAATGGTCTTAAATCAATAATCAAAAACCCTTCAATTGAAGATAGAGAACTTTTTGAAATAATTAAGGGTCCTGATTTTCCAACAGGTGGTCAAATCTTAGGCAGAGAAGGTATTAGAGAAACTTTCAAAACAGGAAGGGGGTCAATAACCATGAGAGGGGTAGCAAATATTGAGCAAATTAAATCAATTGGTAGAGCAGAGAAAGATGCAGTAATAATTACAGAGCTTCCATTTCAAACCAATAAAGCGGCATTGATTGAAAGAATTGCTGACTTGGTTAATGAAAAAAAATTAGAAGGTATTTCTGATATTAGAGATGAAAGTGATAGAGATGGGATGAGGGTTGTTATTGAACTAAAGAGAGATGCCTACCCACAAGTAGTTTTAAATAATTTATTTAAGTTAACACCTCTACAAAATAACTTTAGTGCTAATATCCTTGCTTTAGTAAAAGGAGAGCCCACAACACTTTCACTCAGGAAAATGTTAGACGTTTTTCTAGATTTTAGGGTTGAGACAATAAGGAGAAGAACAGCATTTTTATTAAAAAAGGCAGAAGAAAGAGATCATATTGTGAAGGGTCTTCTATTAGCCTTAGATGCTATGGATGAAATTATAAATTTAATAAGATCAGCGAAAGATTCAATATCAGCTCGAGAAAAATTACAAAACGACCATAAATTATCTGCCATACAGGCAGATGCAATTCTGCAAATGCAATTAAGAAGATTAACAGCACTTGAAGCTGATAAAATCAAAGGGGAACATAATGAGTTAACCCGAAAAATCAACCTATATCAGCAAATATTAAATAGTAAAGAAAGAATTTTTGAAATTATTCTTGAAGAAATTAATAAAATCGATGAAAGATTCTCTTCTCCTAGGAAAACAGAAATACTGGATTTAGGCGGCGGATTAGATGATATTGATCTCATAGCTAATGACAGATCCGTAGTTCTATTAACTGAAGCAGGTTATTTAAAAAGAATGCCTATTAATGATTTTGAATCTACCAGTCGTGGTTCAAGGGGTAAAGCCGGCACAAAAACCAAAGAAGATGATGATGTGAAATTATTTATAAGCTGTAACGATCATGATACTCTTTTGCTTTTCAGCGATAGAGGAGTGGCTTACGCTCTCCCAGCATATAGGGTTCCTATGAGTAGCAGAACAGCAAAAGGAACTCCATCAGTTCAACTTCTCCCAATTCCAAGAGAAGAAAAAATAACTTCATTAGTTGCTGTGGATTCTTTTGTTGACGATCATTATTTATTAATGCTCACCAAAGCTGGCTTTATAAAAAGAACTGCACTTTCTGCTTTCTCAAAAATTCGCTCAAATGGACTAATAGCAATTAATCTTGAGGATGGAGATGCCCTAACCTGGGTCAGGTTATCAAAAGAAGGTGATAGTGTTTTAATTGGATCTAAAACAGGAATGGCGATTCATTTCAGACTAGATATTAATGAATTAAGACCTCTTGGTAGAACAGCAAGAGGGGTTAAATCAATGAACTTGAGAGAAGGAGACAATCTAGTTTCTATGGATGTTTTAACATCTAATTTGGTTGATCAATTAGCTAAAATTGACGATCTCACAGAAGATCTTGATGATGATGTTGAGGAAAACTCTTCAGATGGTCCATGGGTATTAATAGCCAGCGCATTTGGACTAGGAAAGAGAGTACCTGTAGCTCAGTTTAGATTACAAAAAAGAGCAGGCATGGGTTTGAGAGCAATAAAATTTAGAATTAAAGATGATCAGCTAGTTTGTTTGAAGGTCCTTGGCGAGGGAGAAGAATTACTACTTGTGACCGAAAAAGGTGTAATAGTAAGAACAAACGCAGATAAAATCTCTCAGCAATCCAGGGCAGCTACAGGAGTAAAATTACAAAGATTAGATGACGGTGATCATTTATCGGAAGTGGTATTGGTACCTCGTGAACAAATAGAGGAAAAAGATCAACCTAGCTCAATTGAACAAAATTAA
- the crtL gene encoding lycopene beta cyclase produces MEILDILILGSGPAALCLASELAKQDLNIKGISTKSPNEKWENTYGIWASELEELGLESLLSHRWCKTVSFFGDGENKKGDTPTKHNYDYGLINQEAFQNELLKKCKGIEWLNETAKEIKEKNKLSEVICFSGLKIKARLVIDASGHKSNFVKRPVQNEIAQQAAYGIVGKFTSPPVNKEQFVLMDFRPNHLNNKEKLSSPSFLYAMDLGNNTFFVEETSLASYPALSQENLKKRLYKRLNSKGIEVSEIFHEENCLFPMNLPLPFKKQFVLGFGGAASMVHPASGYMVGSLLRRAPLLAQKLAIFLKEPHLSSLELASKGWEILWPYELTQRHKLYQYGLRRLMSFDESRLRSFFSNFFRLSTNEWVGFLTNTLPLPKLIYVMSKMFINSPLKVKLGMLKLN; encoded by the coding sequence ATGGAAATACTTGATATTTTAATTTTAGGTTCAGGTCCTGCGGCATTATGTTTAGCTTCAGAATTAGCCAAGCAAGATCTAAATATTAAGGGAATATCAACAAAATCTCCAAATGAAAAATGGGAGAATACATATGGTATTTGGGCGTCTGAGTTAGAGGAATTAGGGTTAGAGTCCTTGTTATCTCACAGATGGTGTAAAACAGTTAGTTTTTTTGGAGACGGGGAAAATAAAAAAGGGGATACTCCTACAAAACACAACTACGATTATGGTTTAATAAACCAAGAAGCCTTTCAAAATGAACTTTTAAAAAAATGTAAAGGGATTGAATGGTTGAATGAGACAGCAAAAGAAATAAAAGAAAAAAACAAACTATCTGAGGTAATATGTTTTTCAGGTCTCAAAATAAAAGCGAGATTAGTCATTGACGCAAGTGGTCATAAAAGTAATTTTGTAAAAAGACCAGTTCAAAATGAAATCGCTCAACAAGCTGCCTATGGAATTGTAGGTAAATTTACATCACCACCTGTTAATAAAGAACAATTTGTTCTAATGGATTTTCGTCCAAATCATTTAAACAATAAAGAAAAGTTATCATCTCCTTCCTTTCTTTATGCAATGGATCTTGGCAACAACACTTTTTTTGTTGAAGAAACCTCATTAGCTAGTTATCCTGCATTATCCCAAGAAAATCTAAAAAAAAGACTTTATAAAAGACTTAATAGTAAGGGTATTGAGGTAAGTGAAATTTTTCATGAAGAGAATTGCCTTTTCCCTATGAATTTACCCCTCCCATTTAAAAAACAATTTGTACTTGGTTTTGGAGGGGCTGCAAGTATGGTTCATCCTGCATCAGGATACATGGTTGGATCTTTATTAAGAAGGGCTCCACTCCTTGCACAAAAATTAGCAATCTTTTTAAAAGAACCTCATCTAAGTTCACTAGAGTTAGCTTCAAAAGGTTGGGAAATTCTGTGGCCTTACGAGTTAACACAAAGACATAAACTTTACCAATACGGTCTAAGAAGATTAATGAGTTTTGACGAAAGTAGATTAAGAAGCTTTTTCTCAAATTTCTTTAGATTATCGACTAATGAATGGGTAGGTTTTCTTACTAATACACTTCCACTTCCAAAACTAATTTACGTGATGAGTAAGATGTTTATAAATTCACCTCTAAAAGTAAAACTAGGAATGCTCAAGTTAAATTAG
- a CDS encoding glycoside hydrolase family 57 protein yields the protein MNGQYSRNNVLGRLAIVLHAHLPYVRKNEKNSLEEDWLFQAILECYIPLLQSIESSKNENPENTKLTISLSPTLLSLLNDKQIKETFPSWIKTRNDFLNELPLQEKNASAFLKNNLNDKYLYWQNCSGNLIEKFRVLKNSGNLDILTCAATHGYLPILRENPETVKGQINTAIRSHENIFETKPLGIWLPECAYYEGLDEILFNSGIRYTILDGHGILNSTPRPRYGVYAPICSKKGVAFFGRDSESTLPVWSAKDGFPGDKVYREFHKDLGWELPLSKLQNKGISSRRPLGLKFHKITDENIPLGGKEFYLENEAKIKAAEHADTYLLARSKQLEKLTLSSSFKPLLVAPFDAELFGHWWYEGPFFIENILKNSSKYSIKLTNLKEFLVQKPNLQICDPSPSSWGQGGYHNYWINDANAWIVPEITKAGSTFVDLCLENFNNDLSLRLFKQAARELLLSESSDWSFILRAGTTTELAKERIERHLFRFWKLVEMIKTHSDINLKFLEDIEEEDKVFQNINIDDWRK from the coding sequence ATGAATGGGCAATACTCAAGGAATAATGTTTTAGGCCGGTTAGCGATAGTTTTACACGCTCATCTACCTTATGTCAGAAAAAACGAAAAAAACTCCTTAGAAGAGGATTGGTTATTTCAGGCGATTCTGGAATGTTATATACCACTACTTCAATCAATAGAATCTTCCAAAAATGAAAATCCTGAAAATACAAAACTTACTATTAGTTTGTCTCCAACATTATTATCACTTCTAAATGATAAACAAATTAAAGAAACTTTCCCAAGCTGGATTAAAACAAGGAATGATTTCCTGAACGAACTGCCACTTCAAGAAAAAAATGCATCTGCATTTTTAAAGAATAACCTTAATGATAAATACTTATACTGGCAAAATTGTTCTGGAAACTTAATTGAGAAGTTTAGGGTTTTAAAAAACTCTGGAAATTTAGATATTCTTACTTGTGCTGCTACTCATGGATATCTGCCAATTTTAAGGGAGAATCCTGAAACTGTAAAAGGACAAATCAATACAGCTATTAGGAGCCATGAAAATATTTTTGAAACAAAGCCTTTAGGTATTTGGTTACCTGAATGCGCATATTATGAGGGTTTAGATGAAATACTATTTAATTCTGGAATTAGATATACAATCTTAGACGGACACGGGATTCTAAACTCCACACCAAGGCCTAGGTATGGTGTATACGCTCCAATATGCTCGAAAAAAGGAGTTGCATTTTTCGGAAGAGATAGTGAGTCAACCTTACCCGTTTGGTCCGCTAAGGATGGGTTCCCGGGCGACAAAGTATATAGGGAATTTCATAAAGATTTGGGGTGGGAATTACCTCTCTCAAAGCTCCAAAATAAGGGTATTTCATCAAGAAGACCTTTGGGTTTAAAGTTTCATAAGATTACAGATGAAAACATTCCTTTAGGGGGAAAAGAGTTTTACCTTGAAAATGAAGCCAAAATTAAGGCGGCAGAACATGCTGATACCTATCTTCTAGCGAGATCCAAACAACTAGAAAAATTGACTTTATCCTCTTCCTTTAAGCCTTTATTGGTAGCTCCATTTGATGCAGAGTTATTTGGTCATTGGTGGTATGAGGGCCCTTTTTTTATTGAAAATATACTAAAGAACTCTAGTAAATATTCAATTAAGCTTACAAATTTAAAAGAATTCTTAGTGCAAAAACCAAATCTTCAGATTTGTGATCCATCGCCATCAAGCTGGGGACAGGGTGGTTACCATAATTACTGGATTAATGATGCAAATGCATGGATCGTTCCAGAAATTACAAAGGCAGGCTCAACATTTGTAGATTTGTGCTTGGAAAATTTTAATAATGATTTATCTCTAAGACTCTTTAAGCAAGCTGCAAGAGAACTACTTCTTTCTGAGTCTTCTGATTGGAGTTTTATTCTAAGAGCTGGAACCACAACAGAACTCGCAAAAGAGAGAATAGAAAGACACTTATTCAGGTTCTGGAAATTGGTTGAAATGATTAAAACCCATAGTGATATTAATTTAAAATTTCTTGAAGATATTGAGGAAGAGGATAAAGTTTTCCAAAATATTAATATTGATGATTGGCGTAAATAA
- a CDS encoding 2-isopropylmalate synthase: MSKDPGRILIFDTTLRDGEQSPGASLNLEEKLAIAHQLARLGVDVIEAGFPFASPGDFKAVNKIANVVGKENGPIICGLARASKGDIKACYEAISPAPKKRIHTFIATSDIHLEHKLKKSRKDVLQIVPEMVNYAKSLVDDIEFSCEDASRSDPEFLYEVIQLAITAGATTINIPDTVGFTTPSEFGNLIADINKNVPNIDEAVISVHGHNDLGLAVANFLEAVKNGARQLECTINGIGERAGNASLEELVMALHVRKSFFNSFFKRNPDSPTPLTAIRTEEITKTSRLVSNLTGMTVQPNKAIVGANAFAHESGIHQDGVLKNRLTYEIIDAKTVGLSDNKISLGKLSGRSAVRARLEEMGYDLSREDLNDAFARFKDLADRKREITDRDLEAIVSEQVQLPEAKFQLSLVQVSCGNASKPTATISLLNTEDNSEDTAVSIGTGPVDAVCEALNKLAKVPNELIEFSVKSVTEGIDALGEVTIRIRRDNKIYSGHSADTDVVVAAANAYVNALNRLVFSEKKNSIHPQFDSLENSDNKFLSNPAN; the protein is encoded by the coding sequence ATGTCAAAAGATCCTGGAAGAATTTTGATATTTGACACAACTCTTCGAGATGGAGAGCAATCTCCTGGTGCAAGTTTAAATCTTGAAGAAAAGCTTGCTATTGCTCATCAATTAGCAAGATTAGGAGTAGATGTTATTGAAGCTGGATTCCCTTTCGCAAGTCCAGGAGATTTTAAAGCTGTTAATAAAATTGCTAATGTAGTAGGGAAAGAAAATGGCCCTATAATTTGCGGTTTAGCTAGGGCGTCTAAAGGAGATATAAAAGCATGTTATGAAGCAATAAGTCCTGCTCCCAAGAAAAGAATACATACTTTTATTGCGACAAGCGATATTCATCTTGAACACAAACTAAAAAAATCCAGAAAAGATGTTCTTCAAATAGTTCCAGAAATGGTAAATTATGCGAAATCCTTAGTAGATGATATCGAGTTTTCTTGTGAAGATGCCTCAAGGAGTGATCCTGAATTTTTATACGAAGTTATTCAACTAGCAATTACTGCAGGAGCGACAACAATAAATATCCCTGATACTGTTGGGTTTACAACTCCTAGTGAATTTGGCAACCTAATTGCCGATATAAATAAAAATGTTCCAAATATTGATGAGGCAGTAATCTCGGTTCATGGTCATAATGATTTAGGTTTAGCAGTAGCCAATTTTCTTGAGGCAGTAAAAAATGGAGCAAGACAATTAGAATGTACTATTAATGGAATTGGAGAAAGAGCCGGGAATGCCTCTTTAGAAGAATTAGTAATGGCACTTCATGTTAGGAAAAGTTTTTTTAATAGTTTTTTCAAAAGAAATCCAGATTCCCCAACTCCTCTTACGGCTATAAGAACAGAAGAAATAACAAAAACCTCTAGACTTGTTTCTAACCTAACCGGAATGACTGTACAACCTAATAAAGCAATTGTGGGAGCTAACGCTTTTGCTCATGAATCAGGCATTCATCAGGATGGTGTTTTAAAAAATAGACTAACTTACGAAATTATCGATGCAAAAACTGTTGGTTTGAGTGACAACAAAATATCTTTAGGAAAACTGAGTGGAAGAAGTGCGGTAAGAGCAAGATTAGAAGAAATGGGATATGACTTAAGCCGAGAAGATTTAAATGATGCTTTTGCTCGTTTTAAGGATCTAGCTGACAGGAAAAGAGAAATTACTGATAGAGACTTAGAAGCAATTGTTAGTGAACAAGTTCAGCTACCAGAAGCTAAATTTCAATTAAGTCTTGTACAAGTAAGTTGTGGTAACGCCTCTAAACCTACTGCAACCATTTCGCTTCTAAACACAGAAGATAATAGTGAGGATACTGCTGTATCAATAGGGACTGGGCCAGTTGATGCTGTATGCGAGGCTTTAAATAAATTAGCTAAAGTTCCTAACGAACTAATTGAATTTTCTGTTAAGTCGGTAACAGAAGGAATTGATGCTTTAGGCGAAGTAACAATAAGAATAAGAAGGGATAATAAAATATATTCTGGTCATTCTGCTGACACTGACGTTGTAGTTGCTGCAGCAAATGCTTACGTTAATGCTTTAAATAGACTTGTATTTTCTGAGAAAAAAAATTCAATTCATCCACAATTTGATAGTTTAGAGAATTCTGATAATAAATTTCTATCTAATCCTGCAAATTAA
- a CDS encoding HDIG domain-containing metalloprotein, whose translation MQNIITTLKKLFYLWRRSQVPVKQPIKISRIDNLIIFLVCILISIISSYKLLLISPLKIADFFSWFLNFIEILISSGVLILVSKKENPTISSRQIFLIITLLLAVQVTKLTLASTISPLSMIIPPALIISQGMGTITALAWVSIASLIWPDPEIVINNNLFFILLVCASIVSLLGGRIRSRAQLLQLSIFVPIGSFLSQWILIGKDKISLINNNQDFILANGDIFSDSLLLAIAMLFTILFIPIFESIFGLLTKARLLELADKEKPLIRRLSLEAPGTFEHTLLICGLAEEATRMIGGDIDLIKTGALYHDVGKLHAPNWFIENQDGSKNPHDELDDPIKSAEVLQAHVDEGLKFARKNRLPKLIANFIPEHQGTLKMGYFFQKAKEKNLDINEYYFRYKGPIPQSKETAILMLADGCEAALRAMNINASDKEALKTISNIIYSRKKDGQLDDSNLSKGEIFLIKRAFLNVWKRIRHRRIQYPTGKNNTFS comes from the coding sequence GTGCAAAACATCATAACTACCTTAAAAAAATTGTTTTATCTGTGGAGGCGAAGTCAAGTCCCAGTAAAACAACCAATTAAAATTTCAAGAATTGATAATCTCATAATTTTTTTAGTATGCATTTTAATTTCAATAATTTCTTCTTATAAACTACTTCTTATTTCGCCTTTAAAAATCGCAGATTTTTTTTCTTGGTTTTTGAACTTTATTGAAATACTTATTAGTTCTGGAGTTTTGATATTAGTTTCAAAAAAAGAGAATCCTACAATTTCCTCAAGACAGATCTTCTTAATCATTACTCTTCTTTTAGCAGTACAAGTTACGAAATTAACCTTAGCTTCAACTATAAGTCCATTATCTATGATAATTCCACCGGCATTAATAATATCTCAAGGAATGGGAACCATAACAGCTTTAGCTTGGGTATCAATAGCGAGTCTTATTTGGCCTGACCCAGAAATTGTTATCAATAACAATTTATTTTTTATTTTATTAGTTTGTGCTTCAATAGTATCTCTTCTTGGAGGAAGAATAAGAAGTAGAGCTCAGTTACTTCAATTATCAATTTTTGTGCCAATAGGATCTTTCTTGAGTCAATGGATATTGATAGGTAAAGATAAAATATCTCTTATTAATAATAATCAAGATTTTATTTTAGCTAATGGGGATATATTTTCTGATTCCTTGCTATTGGCGATAGCTATGCTTTTTACAATTTTATTTATTCCTATTTTTGAATCGATATTCGGATTATTAACTAAAGCAAGATTGCTCGAATTGGCTGATAAGGAAAAGCCTCTAATTAGAAGATTGTCTCTAGAAGCTCCGGGTACTTTTGAACATACCTTACTTATATGTGGTTTAGCAGAGGAGGCGACAAGAATGATTGGTGGTGATATTGATCTTATTAAAACTGGAGCGTTATATCATGACGTTGGCAAATTACATGCACCTAATTGGTTTATTGAAAATCAGGATGGTTCAAAAAATCCGCATGACGAATTAGATGATCCGATTAAAAGTGCCGAAGTATTACAAGCTCATGTTGATGAAGGGTTGAAATTTGCAAGAAAAAATAGACTACCTAAGCTGATAGCTAATTTTATTCCTGAACATCAAGGTACCCTTAAAATGGGATATTTTTTTCAAAAAGCTAAAGAAAAAAATCTCGACATTAATGAATATTATTTTAGATACAAAGGCCCTATTCCTCAGTCCAAAGAAACAGCTATTTTAATGCTTGCCGATGGATGTGAAGCTGCACTTAGAGCTATGAATATTAATGCATCTGATAAAGAAGCTTTGAAAACAATTTCTAATATTATCTACTCTCGTAAAAAAGATGGACAATTAGATGATAGCAATTTATCTAAAGGAGAAATTTTTCTAATAAAAAGGGCATTCTTGAATGTATGGAAAAGGATTAGACACAGAAGAATTCAGTATCCAACTGGCAAGAATAATACTTTTTCTTAA